The following is a genomic window from Hymenobacter monticola.
TCGCGGTGGGCGGTTTTCATATAGGCTTTCAGCTCCTGCTTGCGGCCGACTTTGATGGGCTGGGGCGAGGCCAGCCGCAGGGTGGTATCGGGCGAGTCAGGCTGCACCGACACAGTTTCGTCGGCGAAGCCGGCGTAGCTCACGGTGAGCGGCACGGCGGCTGCGGTAACCGGCAGCAGCACGCTGAATTCACCGTTGGAGTTGCTCACGGCCATTTCTTTGGTGCCCACCACCTTTATCACCGCGCCGGGCAACGGGCCGTCGGGGTTCACCACGCGGCCGATGAAGGTGCGGGTGGCGCCGTCTTCGCGCGGGCTGCTGGCCGTGCGCGGCGTGTAGGCCGAGCTGCTGGCATAAACGGCTTGCGCCTGCGCGGTGAAGCTATTGAGTGTCAAGACCGCGAAGAAGGAAACTACCGAGAGAAACGAAGCGCGCATGAGCAGAGAAAAATGGCGTGATGGCTACCGTTGTTGAACGATATAAATTTAACCTTGTACCCTTCCCATTTTTACCACTCCCTGGCTCAATCGACTGACTAGCACGGCCAATGGCAGCATTTTCTCCGGCAACGGAAATAAACGGCTTGCAAACGTGGCATAACCAATAACGACTTGCCTCTAACCAAGAAGCCACACGTCCTCAATGACTGAGTGACATTCATTGCCCTGCTACCGCAAGGTGAGGCATGCACCGCTGGAAACGTAGCGGCGGGCGAAAAATTCGGGCCGGATGGCAATAGGATGCGGCGGCTGCACCGGCTGGCTGTAGTTTTGTGTAGCACCTGCGGAAAGCAAAGGAGGCACAGCCGCCTGACTGCCTACTCTACTTTCCGCGCTTGCCCACGCCAACTACATCTTACTTAAGCTTTTACCCATGACCAAAATAAAAGTAGCCAACCCCGTGGTGGAACTTGATGGCGACGAAATGACGCGCATCATCTGGAAATTCATCAAGGACAAGCTGATTACGCCCTATCTGGAGCTCGACATCAAGTACTACGACCTCGGCATTGAGTACCGCGACCAGACGAACGACCAGGTGACCATCGACGCGGCCAACGCCATCAAACAGTACGGCGTGGGCATTAAGTGCGCCACCATCACCCCCGACGAGGAGCGGGTGAAGGAGTTCAACCTGAAGCAGATGTGGAAGTCGCCGAACGGCACCATCCGCAACATTCTCGATGGCACGGTGTTCCGCGAGCCCATCGTGATGCAGAATGTGCCCCGCCTGGTGCCCAACTGGACGGCCCCGATTTGCATTGGACGCCACGCTTTCGGCGACCAGTACCG
Proteins encoded in this region:
- a CDS encoding carboxypeptidase regulatory-like domain-containing protein, which translates into the protein MRASFLSVVSFFAVLTLNSFTAQAQAVYASSSAYTPRTASSPREDGATRTFIGRVVNPDGPLPGAVIKVVGTKEMAVSNSNGEFSVLLPVTAAAVPLTVSYAGFADETVSVQPDSPDTTLRLASPQPIKVGRKQELKAYMKTAHREVRRTLRRL